From the Corynebacterium sp. P3-F1 genome, the window CTCGACGCCGTCACCCAGTACGAGCTTTGGAAAGCCATCTGGAGCTCGCTCAAGGACGAGAACTTCTGGGAGCTCGACCACGCCCTCACCCGCCACCAGAAGGTGGCCAGCCAACTGCTGACCAACACGTTCATCGGCAACCACGACGTCGACCGCATCGCCAGCAAGGTCGGCCAGGACAAGTCGGTCATCGCTTTGGGCATTCTGCTGACGCTGCCGGGCATGCCCAGCATTTATTACGGCGATGAGCAAGGCTTCGAAGGTGCCCGCGGCGAAGGCTTCAGCGCCGATGACGCCGTCCGCCCGCCGCTGCCTGCCACCCCCGGCGAGCTGTCCGAACTCGGCGCGTGGATCTTCCGCGAGCACCAGGCGCTCATCGGCCTACGCCGCCGCAACCAGTGGCTCACACACGCCGACATCGAGGTTCTCGACAAAACCAACGAGACCATCAGCTACCGCGTCTTCGCCGACAACGAGGAGCTGCTTATCGACGCCTGGCTCACCCCCGCCCCCGGCATCCGCATCCGCTCCGCCGCTGCCGCCTCCGACGCCGCCGAGACCGTCTATGAGTGGGTACTCTAAGCCCCTCCTGTTGGGTTTGGGTGTCCCGAGCTTCTCCGCATGGGCTTGAGCACCCCAAACTTTCCCCGCGTGGACTTTGGCGCCCCGGAGCAACTAGAACTACGTACAAACCGCACAGCCGGGCGGAAAGGTCGCCCCGCGGCCCCGCAGGCATGCGCGGAAACGCTTAGCGCATCAGGTCGCGGCCGTACTTGAGCGCAAAGGTGAGTGCCTGCGCCCACTTTTCGGGGGCGATGCCATCGGGGCCGGCAATCGGGACAAGTCGCTGCTCGGCAACAGTGCGGGACTCGGTGTACTTGAGCAGCCCGCCGTCGCCGTGGCGGCGACCGACACCGGAGCGCTTCCAGCCGCCCATGGGTGCACCGATCGAGGACCATCCGGCGCCGTACCCCTCGTTGATGTTCACAGTTCCCGCCTGGAGCTGTGACGCGATCTTGTGCGCGGTGGACGGCTTGCCGAAGACGGAGGCGTTGAGTCCGTATTCGGTGTCGTTGGCCTTGGCGATGGCTTCTTCGTGCGAGTCGACGACTTCGATGTAGACGACCGGGCCGAAGACTTCTTCGCGGTACAGCTTGGCGTCTTCGGGGACGTTGAGCAGCACGGTCGGAGCGTAGAAGGCGGGGCCGAGGTTGGCCAGGCGCTTGCCGCCGGTGGCGATGGTCGCGCCTTTGCTCACTGCGTCCTCGACGAATTCCGCGACGGTGTCTGCTTGGTCTTCGTTGATGAGGGAGCCCATGTCGATATTCCAGTCGTGGCCGCCGCCGATGCGCATCTTTTCCACACATCGGACGAACGCCGGGATGAAACGGTCAGCGACATCGCGGTGGACGTACATGCGTTCAATGGAGATGCACAGCTGGCCGGTGTTGGAGAAGCAGGCGTGGCGGACACCGCTGACGATCTTTTCCACGTCAGCATCTGCGGTGACAATGAGCGGGTTTTTGCCGCCGAGCTCACCGGAGAAGCCGATGAGCCGTTCGCCGGCTTGTGCGGCGAGCTTTGCGCCGGTGGCGGAGGATCCGGTGAACATTAGGTAGTCGGCCTCCTCGACGAGGAGCTGACCTACTTCGCGGCCGGAGCCGGGTACGACATTGAGCACGTCCTTCGGCAGGCCGGCTTCAGCAAAGAGTTCTGCGGCGCGCAGCGCGGTGAGCGGGGTGGAGGAGTCGGGTTTGAGCACCACGGTGTTGCCGGCGAGGATGGCGGGGATGGCGTCGGAAAGCGCGAGCACGAGCGGGTAGTTCCAGGGCGCGATGATGCCCACGACGCCGACGGGGGCGTGCTCGACGTGAGTCTTGGTGGCGATCGGCAGGGCGACCTTGGCCCGGTTGTTCGTCAGCACTTTCCCTGCGCGGTACGCATAGTGGCGTGCGGTCAGGGCGCTGTCCAGAACTTCTTCGAAGGCGGAGCGGCGGTTCTTGCCGTTTTCGTCCTGGATGAGGTCGAGCAGCTCGGCCTGGTGTTTGAGCACGAGGTCGTGGTAGCGCAGCATGATCCTCTTGCGCTCTTTGACCGGTGTGGCGGCCCATTCGGGTTGCTTGGCGCGGGCGCGCTCAATGAACTGCCGGGCGGTGTCTGCGGAGTGGTAGTTGGTGGTGCCGACGATGCTGCCGTCAGCGGGGTTTTTGATGGTTTTCGTGGAATTATCCTGGTTGAGCTGCGTCGTCATAGTCCCCAAACATAGTGCACAGGCATAGCGCCGCACAGGTCCTTTGGCGACAAAAATCAAATACCAAGGAAACGGCGCACAAGGCTGCGGTACGCGCGGGCGGTGAGTTCGACGTCTTCGACGTGGACGAATTCGTCGTGGGAGTGGAGTTGGTCGAGCACCTCGCCGAAGCTGCGCCCCGTGGCGTGGAGGGCGAAGCCGTAGCCGACTCCGCCGAGCCTTCGCCCGAAGCGGAGGTCGGAGCCGCCGGCTGCGATGGTGGGCACGATCTCGGCGTCGGGGAAGAACTCGTGGAGGGTGGCGGTGATGGCGTCGTAGAGCGGCCCGGACGCAGGCGAAACGGTCGCGTCTTCGGTGATGAGGTGTTCGATGTCGACGCGTTCGGCCAAGTCGCCGAGAGCTTCAAGCAGCAGCTTATCGACATCCCCCTGCCCCTGCCCCGGCAACGGCCTAATATCCAGCTCAATGTAGGCGGTGGACGGCAGCACGTTGATCGCACCGCCGGCATGCAACACTGTCGGTGCGACGGTGAGGTGGCTCATGGCGTGCGAATAGCGCGCAAGGGGGCCGAGCGCCTCGTAGTTCTCTCCCGCAATGAGTGCCGCCTCCGTTGCCGGGTCGAAGCGGAAGGACCGGATGTAGCCCTGCCACAGGTCGTCGGAGACGACATCCGGTTCAATGGCGCTCAAGCGGCGCGCGACTTCCCCGATCAGTCCGACGGTGAGCTCCCGTCCGTAGGGCGCGGATCCGTGGCCGGCGTCGCCGTGAATAGTGATGCGGCGCTGGGCTGCTCCTTTCTCACCGACGACTACTACGATCGCATCTTTCGCACCCGCGCCGTCCGCGCTGTCTGTGTCACCTGCACTCCCCGTGTCACCTGCGTTGCCCACACCCTGCACGGGGATGTGGGATCCTCCAGTCTCAGAGAGGCAATTGCGCCAGCTGAAGGCCTCGGGCTCGTTTTCGGCAATCCACCCGGCGCCCAAACCTCCGCGAGCTTCCTCGTCTGCGCAGGCGACGAAGGTGAGGGTGCCGCGGGGCGGGGTGCCGGACTCCTCGGCAGCCACGGCGACTTCCCGAGTGACTGCTGCCATCGCGGCGGTGATGAAGAGCATGTCGGTGGCGCCGCGGCCGTAAATGCGGGCACCGTCAGCTGCCTCAACGGTCTCGGCGGCGAAGGGTTGTTGCGTCCACTTGTCTTCGTCCACAGGAACGACGTCGGTGTGGCCGAGCAGTGTCAACGGCTCAGCTGACGGGTCACTGCCCGGGACCGTGAAGGCGACCGAGACGCGGCCGGGATGGGGCTCGAAACGCCGGATCTTTACGGAGGTGTCCGCGAAGAACTCCTCGAGCGTGTCCGCGTTGCGCACTTCCTGGCCGGAGTCCGCGGTGAGGTCGTTGACGCACGCGTTGCGGATCAGCTTCTTCAGCAGATCGACGGTGGTTCCTTCGAGACTTCCTTCATGCGCCATCGGCGGTGTCACTGCATCTCCTTATCCAGGGTTTAGTTTCGGTTTGCCACTCATGGTGTGCGTTAATGGGGGGGACCTGCGCCGGCGTTGGCCTAAGCCTCAGTTTCGGCAGCCTCAGCGTCAGCATCCTCAGGTTTGGTGTCCGTGGCGGGGCCATCGGTGGAGCCGGTGTCGCTTTCTTTGCTGTCGCTGCTCTCCGGATCCTGCTCCCCGGGAAGAACCGGATTGTTTTTCAGCCGAAGCTGGAGTGTGGAGCTGGCGAGGAGAGCGGCGAGTTCATCCAACGCGTCGTGACAGTCCTGCTCGGAGCCGAGCGGGGACCGGGCGGCGAGGGCGACGCCGAACGCCGCTCCCGCGTCCGAACCAGCACCGGAGCCGCTCAAAGTGAAGAATCCGAGCTGCCGGACGTGGAACGAC encodes:
- a CDS encoding succinic semialdehyde dehydrogenase — protein: MTTQLNQDNSTKTIKNPADGSIVGTTNYHSADTARQFIERARAKQPEWAATPVKERKRIMLRYHDLVLKHQAELLDLIQDENGKNRRSAFEEVLDSALTARHYAYRAGKVLTNNRAKVALPIATKTHVEHAPVGVVGIIAPWNYPLVLALSDAIPAILAGNTVVLKPDSSTPLTALRAAELFAEAGLPKDVLNVVPGSGREVGQLLVEEADYLMFTGSSATGAKLAAQAGERLIGFSGELGGKNPLIVTADADVEKIVSGVRHACFSNTGQLCISIERMYVHRDVADRFIPAFVRCVEKMRIGGGHDWNIDMGSLINEDQADTVAEFVEDAVSKGATIATGGKRLANLGPAFYAPTVLLNVPEDAKLYREEVFGPVVYIEVVDSHEEAIAKANDTEYGLNASVFGKPSTAHKIASQLQAGTVNINEGYGAGWSSIGAPMGGWKRSGVGRRHGDGGLLKYTESRTVAEQRLVPIAGPDGIAPEKWAQALTFALKYGRDLMR
- a CDS encoding M20/M25/M40 family metallo-hydrolase; this translates as MAHEGSLEGTTVDLLKKLIRNACVNDLTADSGQEVRNADTLEEFFADTSVKIRRFEPHPGRVSVAFTVPGSDPSAEPLTLLGHTDVVPVDEDKWTQQPFAAETVEAADGARIYGRGATDMLFITAAMAAVTREVAVAAEESGTPPRGTLTFVACADEEARGGLGAGWIAENEPEAFSWRNCLSETGGSHIPVQGVGNAGDTGSAGDTDSADGAGAKDAIVVVVGEKGAAQRRITIHGDAGHGSAPYGRELTVGLIGEVARRLSAIEPDVVSDDLWQGYIRSFRFDPATEAALIAGENYEALGPLARYSHAMSHLTVAPTVLHAGGAINVLPSTAYIELDIRPLPGQGQGDVDKLLLEALGDLAERVDIEHLITEDATVSPASGPLYDAITATLHEFFPDAEIVPTIAAGGSDLRFGRRLGGVGYGFALHATGRSFGEVLDQLHSHDEFVHVEDVELTARAYRSLVRRFLGI